Proteins from a single region of Trichoderma asperellum chromosome 3, complete sequence:
- the CLAH10 gene encoding Aldehyde dehydrogenase produces MTLTVELNAPNYGTYTQPIGLFINGEFVEGVDKKKFEVINPATEEVITSVCEATEKDVDIAVVAARKAFNTTWRKTATVDRGRMLLKLADLIDRDAKKLAAVESYNNGKPISLATGELQLVSACIRYYGGWADKIHGKTIDIDTDYMVYTKYEPLGVCGQIIPWNFPLLMLAWKIGPSLATGNAVVLKSSEQTPLTALLVAELINEAGFPPGVYNIISGFGKTAGAAIASHMDIDKVAFTGSTLTGRAIMKAAASSNLKKVTLELGGKSPNIVFDDADLDQAVSWVNYGMFYNQSQTCSAGTRIYVQEGIYDKFIAAFKKRVLENKVGDPTHPESFQGPQISQVQFDRIMGYIDAGKSEGAKLEIGGERHGDKGYFIKPTIFSDVGHDMKIMREEIFGPVAAIAKFKDEEEVLRLSNDSTYGLASAIHTKDLDRAIRVSNELHAGTVWVNNYNFLHAQIPFGGFKQSGIGRELGEEALNAYTQNKSVTIRIGGGKSPIN; encoded by the exons ATGACTTTGACCGTTGAGCTCAACGCCCCCAATTACGGGACCTATACCCAGCCAATTGGCCT GTTCATCAACGGCGAGTTCGTTGAGGGTGttgacaagaagaagttcGAGGTTATCAACCCCGCGACTGAGGAGGTCATCACCTCTGTCTGCGAAGCTACCGAGAAGGACGTCGACATCGCTGTTGTCGCTGCTCGCAAGGCTTTCAACACAACATGGAGGAAGACTGCCACCGTCGACCGTGGTCGCATGCTGTTGAAGCTTGCCGACTTGATTGACCGAGATGCCAAGAAGCTCGCTGCCGTTGAGAGTTACAACAACGGCAAGCCCATCTCCCTGGCCACTGGAGAACTCCAGCTTGTCAGCGCATGCATCCGATACTATGGTGGCTGGGCCGACAAGATTCACGGCAAGACTATTGACATTGACACCGACTACATGGTCTACACCAAGTACGAGCCT CTTGGTGTTTGCGGTCAGATCATTCCCTGGAACTTCCCCCTGCTCATGCTTGCATGGAAGATTGGCCCCTCATTGGCCACCGGTAACGCCGTCGTTTTGAAGTCCTCTGAGCAGACTCCCCTTACTGCTCTTCTCGTAGCTGAGCTCATCAATGAGGCTGGCTTCCCTCCCGGAGTTTACAACATCATCAGCGGCTTTGGCAAGAccgctggtgctgccatcGCCTCCCACATGGATATCGACAAGGTCGCTTTCACCGGTTCAACCCTTACTGGCCGTGCTATCATGAAGGCTGCCGCCTCTTCCAACCTGAAGAAGGTCACTCTTGAGCTCGGTGGCAAGTCACCCAACATTGTTTTCGACGATGCCGACCTCGACCAGGCCGTTTCATGGGTCAACTATGGTATGTTCTACAACCAGTCCCAGACCTGCAGTGCTGGTACCCGTATCTACGTCCAGGAGGGCATCTACGACAAGTTCATTGCCGCCTTCAAGAAGCGCGTTTTGGAGAACAAGGTTGGCGACCCAACCCACCCCGAGTCTTTCCAGGGACCTCAGATCAGCCAGGTTCAGTTCGACCGCATCATGGGCTACATCGATGCTGGCAAGTCAGAGGGTGCCAAGCTTGAGATTGGTGGAGAGCGACACGGCGACAAGGGCTACTTCATCAAGCCCACCATCTTCAGTGATGTCGGTCACGATATGAAGATTATGCGCGAGGAGATCTTCGGACCCGTCGCTGCCATTGCCAAGTTcaaggacgaggaggaagtcCTCCGACTGAGCAACGACTCTACCTACGGCCTGGCTTCTGCCATCCACACCAAGGATCTTGACCGAGCCATCCGAGTCAGCAACGAGCTCCACGCCGGTACCGTCTGGGTCAACAACTACAACTTCCTCCACGCCCAGATTCCTTTCGGTGGCTTCAAGCAGTCTGGTATTGGTCGTGAGCTGGGCGAGGAAGCGCTCAACGCTTACACCCAGAACAAGTCTGTGACCATCCGCATTGGTGGTGGCAAGTCACCAATcaactaa
- a CDS encoding uncharacterized protein (EggNog:ENOG41~TransMembrane:3 (n2-13c18/19o34-55i76-94o173-192i)) has translation MAFGLGLAVLLAFSALFGIAAVVHFHSAHLSLPVSSAVTILTVLLPVFSFLNSFIYPSLLHSARNSSNPLHRLSPTILQTLQGLFTTILATLLFEKVVPSETVECLIDNQWQHLWRNRNGEAIRLIQDTLNCCGLNTLKDRAYPISDPKACAGMFGRNQVCRGPWRSALRSSAGADFGVVVAVGLLQILSLLMTREGTNWWTAWRSVSWHRQQQVNHRESRPLLAGIPDVDADEVVEQQEDSPRPLGYQSLTNNTDEENRPRVEPSGIRTTRQEANVWDTDN, from the exons atggCATTTGGACTGGGGCTTGCAGTTCTGCTG GCCTTCTCCGCGCTATTCGGCATCGCAGC GGTCGTCCATTTCCACAGCGCTCATCTATCCCTCCCAGTCAGCTCAGCCGTAACCATCCTCACGGTGCTTCTGCCCGTCTTCTCGTTTCTCAACTCCTTCATATACCCCAGCTTGCTTCATTCCGCCCGCAACTCATCAAACCCTCTCCATCGACTCAGCCCAACCATCCTGCAAACCCTCCAGGGTCTTTTCACCACCATCCTCGCCACACTGCTCTTCGAAAAGGTGGTGCCTTCGGAAACGGTGGAATGTCTGATAGACAACCAGTGGCAGCACTTGTGGCGTAACCGCAATGGGGAGGCGATTCGCTTGATTCAAGATACCTTGAACTGTTGCGGCCTGAACACCCTCAAAGACAGGGCCTATCCCATTTCCGATCCAAAGGCCTGTGCTGGCATGTTTGGCCGGAATCAGGTGTGCAGAGGACCCTGGAGGTCGGCGCTCAGGAGCAGTGCAGGAGCAGACTTCGGGGTTGTCGTGGCGGTGGGATTGTTGCAG ATTCTGAGCCTGCTCATGACCAGAGAAGGCACCAACTGGTGGACTGCATGGCGCTCCGTTAGCTGGCACCGACAGCAGCAGGTCAATCACCGAGAGAGCCGTCCACTACTCGCAGGCATCCCCGATGTAGATGCAGACGAGGTTGTTGAGCAACAAGAGGACTCTCCCCGCCCGCTAGGATATCAGAGTCTGACCAACAACACCGATGAAGAAAACAGGCCCAGAGTTGAGCCGTCTGGCATCCGTACTACTCGCCAGGAGGCAAATGTCTGGGATACCGACAACTAA
- the GPI3 gene encoding Phosphatidylinositol N-acetylglucosaminyltransferase gpi3 subunit (TransMembrane:1 (i432-455o)~BUSCO:EOG092D2J85~CAZy:GT4), whose translation MGRKTYNIAMVSDFFFPQPGGVESHIYQLSSKLIDRGHKVIIITHSYDDRKGVRYLNNGLKVYHVPFLVIYRAATFPTVFSFFPILRNICIREQIEIVHGHGSLSSLCHEAILHARTMGLRTVFTDHSLFGFADAASILTNKLLKFILSDVDHSICVSHTCKENTVLRASLDPLMVSVIPNAVVGENFRPRDYPTLSEKGEGFRAEPSPRPLGPHDVITIVVISRLFYNKGTDLLTAAIPRILENHPNTRFIIAGSGPKAIDLEQMIETNVLQDRVEMLGPIRHEDVRDVMTRGHIYLHPSLTEAFGTVIVEAASCGLYVVCTQVGGIPEVLPSHMTTFAKPEEDDIVAATGKAITAMRAGKIRTEKFHDEVKKMYSWSNVAMRTERVYDGICGTISEEEFYGFDTTGYNGSRIRDFALIDRLKRYYGCGIWAGKLFCLCVVVDYLFFLFLEWWFPRENIDICRDWPRKSPAKDTAQDSMKVAPNQRSTSSIRVPKLDR comes from the exons ATGGGGCGCAAAACATACAACATCGCCATGGTCagcgacttcttcttcccccagCCCGGCGGCGTCGAATCTCACATCTACCAACTCTCAAGCAAGCTCATCGACAGAGGCCACaaagtcatcatcatcacacaCTCCTACGACGACCGCAAGGGCGTTCGCTACCTCAACAACGGCCTCAAGGTCTACCACGTGCCCTTTCTCGTCATCTACCGGGCGGCCACCTTCCCCaccgtcttctccttcttccccatATTGCGCAACATCTGCATCCGCGAGCAGATTGAAATCgtccatggccatggaagtcTCAGCTCTCTCTGCCACGAAGCCATCCTGCATGCGAGGACGATGGGGCTGAGAACCGTGTTTACCGATCATTCGCTTTTTGGATTCGCGGATGCCGCCAGCATCTTGACGAATAAACTGCTCAAGTTCATTTTGAGCGATGTAGATCACAGCATATGTGTGAGCCATACTTG CAAGGAAAACACTGTACTGCGTGCCTCGCTAGATCCCCTCATGGTATCAGTAATACCCAACGCCGTCGTGGGTGAAAACTTTCGGCCTCGCGATTATCCAACACTATCCGAGAAGGGAGAAGGCTTCAGGGCCGAGCCATCTCCTCGTCCCCTCGGCCCCCACGACGTCATTACCATTGTCGTCATATCCCGCCTCTTCTACAACAAAGGCACCGATCTCCTCACCGCCGCCATCCCTCGCATCCTGGAGAACCACCCCAACACCCGGTTCATCATCGCCGGCTCGGGCCCCAAGGCTATTGACCTAGAGCAGATGATTGAGACCAACGTGCTGCAGGATCGCGTCGAGATGCTTGGCCCCATCCGCCATGAGGACGTCCGCGACGTCATGACCCGTGGCCACATCTACCTCCATCCTTCCCTAACAGAGGCCTTTGGCACTGTCATTGTCGAAGCGGCCTCGTGCGGCCTCTACGTCGTGTGCACCCAAGTCGGCGGCATCCCCGAGGTCCTCCCCTCGCACATGACTACCTTTGCAAAGCCCGAAGAGGACGACATCGTCGCCGCCACGGGCAAAGCCATCACTGCCATGCGGGCTGGCAAGATCCGCACCGAGAAGTTCCACGACGAGGTAAAAAAGATGTACTCGTGGTCCAACGTCGCTATGCGCACGGAGCGCGTCTACGACGGCATCTGCGGCACCATTAGCGAGGAAGAGTTTTACGGCTTCGACACCACTGGCTACAACGGGAGTCGCATCCGCGACTTTGCGCTGATTGATCGGCTGAAGCGGTACTACGGCTGCGGCATCTGGGCCGGGAAGCTCTTCTGCCTGTGCGTCGTCGTGGACTacttgttcttcttgttccTCGAGTGGTGGTTCCCTAGGGAGAATATCGACATTTGCAGAGACTGGCCAAGGAAATCTCCCGCAAAGGACACGGCGCAAGATTCGATGAAGGTTGCGCCAAATCAGCGTTCAACTTCGTCGATTAGGGTTCCGAAGTTGgatcgatga
- a CDS encoding uncharacterized protein (EggNog:ENOG41), which produces MNHQPAAYTPLESLFLFQSLLSHGVDGGAFARISELLKGNALIKSGDTYDAARLSPESLQQLFLRLLRDEIKGEAEGADGEGAAGGAGGGSGSDGSRKRKLSSPPLPTLKEVYENVDKIPILVDRLYARYRDHTVGLIREDERKFAMLQREIQLLERSEKERLAKLAASQNVTPTLAPRDPRTATSTTTTPAAAAAQPQVPPSNGATPSPGQTPAAPAGIRKGPAPNTHVPPPKPPISGIAAPKVAPPSQLVPGTPPPRTSALPKPPNGASSVLQAPPGALTQSTAQVLQPPSAQQPPKQIISPRPETAIPQPPQPQAAPGPAAPGSLKWEKPYQPPQTAQAPSSEQFSPPVPPSTNNVALQKPPRPQPPQQQQTSPTPPPQQQQQQQWQRQPVPHPQHPTPQQQQQQQQSHTQYPPQQPQPPHGQIAPSPQQQQGRPTPAKPVLVHPQSVGQLVAPLQPGPPRPVGPGAVPQVRPPSTTPSATPGRPIQPQQQPQAHPQQQQSQQGQQTTPQHQHIQRTLPAQTSLLAQKFQSRGQNQRPIASATTPKGTPSVSAGGSPIPNKAVPGATATPRWQPGASSAQHGARAATSASPAPKDKTFNSTNAAQVPRPIPEHVIRQVAATPPVRRPSPASSMPRTPAPSSPVSLKRGFGTKWASQSTPSTPGPITSEPESPAYEPVSPPIPRPVVGKDSAKAVPKLAVSKLSPKIEATPPAKAPRGRPPRSMQKGRGASATPSATGTRRSQSVVSQTDELSLDHSVTKVKKEAAATPRLREETGDTTADESMPGRGLLATPNSMARASKRKRQDTPTDLQGPPTHVLWTRGFTKVSSSALDQISSHRDANMFATALREKDAPNYRQIVLQPQDITSIRSAIKAGNKAALQAAANLPGGDPGTASVWLPISDDLVPPRGIINSAHLERELVHMFCNAIMYNPDPDRGPGPAFMRRSQNDEEEIVGYRLDENGVVKNTQSMFLEVEKLLGDLRAAEKDRGIPPISTTRQGSVATPAEDTAEEEDELAGDGDSASASGTAKRRRISTRS; this is translated from the coding sequence ATGAATCATCAACCGGCCGCCTACACGCCTCTCGAGTCGCTGTTCCTGTTCCAGTCGCTGCTATCCCACGGGGTCGACGGCGGGGCGTTTGCGCGCATCTCCGAGCTTCTGAAGGGAAATGCTCTCATCAAGAGCGGCGACACATACGATGCTGCGCGTCTGAGCCCGGAgtctctgcagcagctcttcctgCGGCTGTTGCGAGATGAGATCAAAGGCGAGGCGGAGGGTGCCGATGGGGAGGGGGCAGCAGGaggtgctggtggtggtagtggtagCGATGGTTCACGCAAGAGGAAACTGTCAAGCCCACCGTTGCCGACACTAAAGGAGGTGTACGAAAATGTCGATAAAATTCCGATCCTCGTAGATCGATTGTACGCACGCTATCGAGACCATACGGTGGGGCTGATTCGCGAGGATGAACGCAAGTTTGCGATGCTACAGAGGGAGATTCAGCTGTTGGAACGAAGCGAAAAGGAACGGCTTGCTAAATTGGCGGCCAGCCAGAATGTGACGCCGACATTGGCTCCGCGAGATCCAAGGACGGCGACATCGACGACAACGACAcctgcggcagcggcagcgcaaCCACAGGTACCGCCCTCAAATGGAGCGACTCCTTCTCCAGGACAaacgccagcagcgccagcgggCATTAGAAAGGGACCAGCTCCGAACACACATGTCCCACCACCAAAGCCTCCCATCTCTGGTATTGCAGCACCAAAAGTGGCGCCACCCAGTCAGTTGGTGCCTGGAACGCCGCCCCCTCGAACGTCCGCCTTACCAAAACCGCCAAATGGAGCTTCTTCTGTGCTTCAAGCACCTCCTGGGGCTCTTACGCAGTCAACCGCGCAAGTACTACAACCACCATCTGCACAGCAGCCGCCAAAGCAAATCATTTCTCCTCGTCCAGAGACTGCTATTCCACAGCCGCCGCAGCCACAGGCCGCTCCAGGGCCAGCAGCCCCTGGTTCGCTCAAGTGGGAGAAGCCTTATCAGCCTCCACAGACAGCACAGGCTCCTTCAAGTGAGCAATTCTCACCACCAGTTCCCCCTTCGACAAACAATGTTGCTCTTCAAAAGCCTCCTCGGCCACAACCaccacagcaacagcaaacaTCACCTACACCaccaccgcagcagcagcagcagcagcagtggcaacGACAGCCAGTACCTCATCCACAACATCCAACtccacaacaacaacaacaacaacaacagtcACATACCCAATATCCTCCACAACAACCACAACCTCCACACGGACAAATTGCACCCTCaccgcaacagcaacagggTCGACCAACCCCAGCAAAGCCTGTTCTCGTCCACCCTCAGTCTGTAGGACAGCTGGTTGCTCCTCTACAGCCTGGACCTCCTCGTCCGGTTGGGCCAGGCGCAGTACCGCAAGTTCGCCCGCCATCAACAACGCCCTCAGCTACCCCAGGGCGCCCCATTCAACCTCAGCAACAGCCCCAGGCCCatcctcagcagcaacagtcaCAACAGGGTCAACAAACCACtcctcagcatcagcatatTCAGAGAACATTACCCGCCCAAACATCTTTGCTGGCTCAGAAATTTCAGTCCAGGGGCCAGAATCAGCGTCCAATTGCTTCCGCAACTACACCCAAAGGAACACCTTCGGTTTCCGCTGGTGGATCTCCCATCCCCAACAAGGCAGTTCCTGGAGCAACTGCGACGCCGCGATGGCAGCCCGGCGCTTCTTCAGCGCAACACGGGGCTCGAGCCGCgacttctgcttctcctgcGCCTAAAGATAAGACATTTAACTCGACGAATGCCGCCCAAGTGCCGCGCCCAATTCCAGAACATGTGATTCGGCAAGTTGCTGCTACGCCGCCTGTGAGGCGCCCTAGTCCAGCGTCTTCTATGCCACGGACTCCAGCACCGTCCAGTCCTGTGTCCCTTAAACGAGGTTTCGGAACGAAGTGGGCATCTCAGTCGACGCCGTCTACACCCGGTCCGATAACATCGGAGCCAGAGAGCCCGGCGTATGAGCCCGTTAGCCCTCCTATTCCACGACCTGTAGTCGGGAAGGACTCAGCCAAGGCAGTTCCAAAATTGGCTGTGTCGAAATTGAGTCCGAAAATCGAAGCAACCCCCCCTGCGAAGGCGCCCCGCGGGCGACCTCCTCGATCGATGCAGAAAGGCCGCGGTGCGAGCGCAACTCCCTCTGCTACGGGCACGAGGAGAAGCCAGTCCGTGGTATCTCAAACAGATGAGCTCTCCCTAGACCATTCCGTGACTAAAGTGAAGAAGGAAGCGGCTGCCACGCCACGTCTTCGTGAAGAGACCGGCGATACCACTGCCGATGAAAGCATGCCAGGACGTGGCCTCCTAGCCACACCAAATAGTATGGCCCGTGCATCCAAGCGGAAGCGGCAAGATACCCCTACTGACCTTCAAGGCCCTCCAACGCACGTTCTATGGACCAGAGGATTCACCAAGGTATCCTCGTCCGCCCTTGATCAGATATCAAGCCATCGCGATGCAAACATGTTTGCTACCGCTCTGCGAGAGAAAGACGCGCCGAATTACAGGCAGATCGTTCTGCAACCACAAGACATTACGTCCATTCGTTCTGCGATAAAGGCAGGTAACAAGGCAGCATTGCAAGCGGCGGCTAATCTGCCCGGCGGTGATCCTGGTACGGCAAGTGTCTGGCTCCCCATCTCTGACGACCTCGTTCCTCCCAGAGGAATTATCAATAGCGCTCATCTTGAGCGCGAGCTGGTGCACATGTTCTGTAATGCGATCATGTACAACCCTGATCCGGATCGCGGTCCCGGGCCAGCATTCATGAGAAGGTCTCAGaacgacgaggaagaaattGTTGGGTACCGGCTCGACGAGAATGGGGTTGTTAAAAACACGCAAAGCATGTTCCTAGAAGTCGAGAAGCTACTCGGAGACCTGCGAGCGGCAGAGAAAGATCGAGGCATTCCGCCGATATCTACGACTAGGCAAGGCAGCGTGGCCACCCCGGCGGAAGACactgccgaggaggaggatgaactTGCTGGCGATGGGGACTCGGCTTCGGCGTCGGGGACGGCCAAGCGACGGCGCATCAGTACCAGGAGTTAG
- a CDS encoding uncharacterized protein (TransMembrane:1 (n4-11c16/17o32-51i)) produces MHLPTTLLFFYISRIRCMPSWYHSAATARISAHADRPCITTQLLFHSPAFIMGYIWLQRGGAVFVEPRMIIKKPDCYSRFEILAPAARYRHLV; encoded by the exons ATGCATCTACCAACTACCTTA CTGTTCTTCTACATCTCGCGCATACGATGCATGCCTAGCTGGTATCATTCAGCTGCCACGGCGCGTATATCAGCTCATGCAGATCGGCCATGCATCACCACTCAGCTGCTGTTCCACAGTCCAGCGTTTATCATGGGGTACATCTGGCTGCAAAGGGGTGGAGCTGTTTTCGTTGAACCGAGAATGATAATAAAGAAGCCAGATTGCTATTCAAGATTTGAGATCCTGGCCCCAGCTGCAAGGTACAGGCACTTGGTGTAA
- a CDS encoding uncharacterized protein (TransMembrane:1 (n4-11c16/17o32-51i)), whose translation MAKFYFVFLSSYSVLPFRTFREFRLLPKRQQSQSFISPIMHLPTTLLFFYISRIRCMPSWYHSAATARISAHADRPCITTQLLFHSPAFIMGYIWLQRGGAVFVEPRMIIKKPDCYSRFEILAPAARYRHLV comes from the exons ATGGCCAAATTCTATTTTGTATTCCTATCATCTTATTCCGTCTTACCCTTTCGAACTTTCCGCGAATTTCGCCTCCTTCCT AAAAGACAACAAAGCCAAAGCTTCATCTCACCAATCATGCATCTACCAACTACCTTA CTGTTCTTCTACATCTCGCGCATACGATGCATGCCTAGCTGGTATCATTCAGCTGCCACGGCGCGTATATCAGCTCATGCAGATCGGCCATGCATCACCACTCAGCTGCTGTTCCACAGTCCAGCGTTTATCATGGGGTACATCTGGCTGCAAAGGGGTGGAGCTGTTTTCGTTGAACCGAGAATGATAATAAAGAAGCCAGATTGCTATTCAAGATTTGAGATCCTGGCCCCAGCTGCAAGGTACAGGCACTTGGTGTAA